From Etheostoma spectabile isolate EspeVRDwgs_2016 chromosome 8, UIUC_Espe_1.0, whole genome shotgun sequence, a single genomic window includes:
- the LOC116694319 gene encoding CMP-N-acetylneuraminate-beta-galactosamide-alpha-2,3-sialyltransferase 1, which translates to MKSKERAIVSLLCATTICVSWRGFRSCSPPQDQRPCACERCLSKDDPCFMKRFNKSVEPFLSANYNLSEDDFNWWKRLQHEKGNFRTFRATVARLFLVIPLSPDVLEPSPDRCRTCAVVGNSVNLRRSHYGPLIDFHDIIIRMNAGVIKGFEADVGTRTTHRVMYPESSVDLDNTTHLVLAPFKILDLEWLTKALTTGFKGRSYAPVKSKIKSNTDLVMVLNPAFIRYVHHTWLENKGTYPSTGFLALILALHMCDEVSVFGYGADSDGNWSHYWEKIRNKKFKTGGHPGNTEYKLIQELDQQQKLKFYTGF; encoded by the exons ATGAAATCAAAAGAAAGGGCCATCGTTTCCCTGCTGTGTGCGACTACTATCTGTGTGTCTTGGAGAGGATTTAGGTCATGCTCCCCGCCCCAGGACCAAAGGCCCTGTGCTTGTGAGCGATGTTTATCCAAAGATGATCCGTGTTTTATGAAGCGTTTCAACAAATCTGTTGAACCATTTTTGTCGGCAAACTACAATCTCTCAGAGGACGATTTCAACTGGTGGAAG CGCTTACAGCATGAAAAGGGGAACTTCAGGACCTTCAGAGCAACAGTGGCCAGGCTGTTTCTGGTAATCCCACTCAGTCCAGATGTTCTAGAACCCAGCCCTGACCGCTGCAGGACTTGTGCTGTGGTCGGAAATTCTGTTAATTTGAGGAGATCACATTATGGACCTCTCATAGATTTCCATGACATCATCATAAG AATGAATGCTGGTGTAATTAAAGGCTTTGAAGCAGATGTTGGGACCAGAACAACTCATCGGGTCATGTATCCAGAGAGTTCTGTGGATTTAGATAACACCACCCATCTTGTTCTGGCTCCATTTAAGATACTGGATCTTGAGTGGCTCACAAAGGCCCTCACCACAGGATTTAAAGGAAG ATCATATGCACCggtaaaatcaaaaatcaaatctAATACAGATTTG GTGATGGTCCTAAATCCTGCTTTTATAAGGTATGTTCATCACACGTGGCTGGAAAACAAGGGTACTTACCCCTCCACGGGCTTTCTGGCTTTGATTCTTGCCCTGCATATGTGTGATGAG GTCAGTGTGTTTGGCTATGGAGCAGACAGCGATGGAAACTGGAGTCATTACTGGGAAAAAATCAGaaacaaaaagttcaaaacTGGAGGACATCCTGGAAATACAGAGTACAAACTGATCCAAGAGCTAGATCAGCAACAGAAACTCAAGTTTTATACAGGATTCTGA